The following proteins are encoded in a genomic region of Amphiura filiformis chromosome 18, Afil_fr2py, whole genome shotgun sequence:
- the LOC140139711 gene encoding uncharacterized protein → MVVYQTPTATDNSGEVSVVCDQPSGSEFNVGQTHVTCVARDSSGNSATCAFQVKIEDTEAPMIVSCPADRQSETNPGKATAMVVYQTPTATDNSGEVSVVCDQPSGYEFPIGQTNVTCETRDSSGNSATCSFQVKIEETYCSTGWDIIGYPDIDVGSYIMVSPDMYILCNGVVTEWRLYAKAAGILKATVWRHNSGDYFQVVGINTIGISTDEINQSVTYPVVESERIRVKAGDMIGWASQNGILACDFQGDVFAQWIYSADVSSLDVNVRYRVDGGSGNRNYAIHANVKPFEATCESDWVLFGYYCYQTIIADITFDAAEDACQNQGGHAASIHSRGEQKFIEGLHNIADNYWIGFADALNEGTFVWTDNSTVDYTYWNSGQPDVYEQDCVMVLNQYSGLWHDVACDYSDQCGNMGYVCKKEAMQNPTIT, encoded by the exons ATGGTTGTATACCAGACTCCTACtgctactgataactctggtgAAGTGAGCGTAGTATGCGATCAACCATCTGGATCTGAGTTTAATGTAGGACAAACACATGTTACATGTGTAGCACGAGATAGCAGTGGCAATAGCGCTACGTGCGCCTTTCAAgtaaaaattgaag ACACAGAAGCGCCAATGATTGTTTCGTGTCCTGCAGATCGACAATCGGAGACAAACCCAGGCAAAGCCACCGCCATGGTTGTATATCAGACTCCTACtgctactgataactctggtgAAGTGAGCGTAGTATGTGATCAACCATCTGGATATGAGTTTCCTATAGGACAAACAAATGTCACTTGCGAAACACGAGATAGCAGTGGGAATAGCGCGACGTGCTCTTTTCAGGTCAAAATTGAAG AGACATATTGTTCAACTGGATGGGATATCATTGGATATCCTGATATTGATGTCGGCAGCTATATTATGGTATCACCTGATATGTACATCCTATGTAACGGTGTCGTCACTGAATGGCGGTTATATGCGAAAGCGGCTGGCATTCTCAAAG CCACAGTATGGAGACAtaattcaggggattattttcaAGTGGTTGGTATCAATACTATCGGCATCTCAACAGATGAGATAAACCAGTCCGTAACGTACCCAGTCGTTGAGAGTGAACGCATCCGAGTAAAAGCAGGAGATATGATTGGATGGGCTTCTCAGAATGGTATTCTGGCATGTGATTTCCAGGGTGACGTCTTTGCTCAATGGATCTATTCTGCAGATGTTTCTTCTTTAGACGTTAATGTCCGCTATCGAGTAGATGGAGGTAGTGGAAATCGTAATTACGCAATCCATGCTAATGTGAAGCCATTTGAAG CTACTTGCGAAAGTGATTGGGTGCTGTTTGGATATTATTGTTACCAAACCATAATTGCAGACATAACGTTTGATGCCGCGGAAGATGCATGTCAAAATCAGGGTGGCCATGCAGCGAGTATCCATAGCCGAGGCGAGCAGAAATTTATTGAAG GCCTACACAACATCGCTGATAATTACTGGATTGGGTTCGCCGATGCATTGAATGAAGGCACATTTGTATGGACTGATAATAGCACG GTCGACTACACATATTGGAATTCAGGGCAGCCCGATGTGTATGAACAGGATTGTGTTATGGTTCTTAATCAATATAGTGGTCTTTGGCATGACGTGGCTTGCGATTATTCTGACCAATGCGGAAATATGGGATACGTCTGCAAGAAGGAAGCCATGCAGAATCCAACCATAACTTAA